One segment of Drosophila ananassae strain 14024-0371.13 chromosome 3R, ASM1763931v2, whole genome shotgun sequence DNA contains the following:
- the LOC6497142 gene encoding cilia- and flagella-associated protein 299 produces MNHGKNVDFSVLEFDNYTDYINSFATVHDYRYLNNQRTIKTIVQLGYRTTKVPYTADEFAKRVNMAVEAIRPKTAHVGLFSDLMSPTNQDPVLLEFKAREPLNLNKILSTIVFTSYINIDGSEISGYIDLDMSWRNCFLQSLKHTDWRGVFAGRTRLKPMPHHLSYSNPRYNMVKYTQSDNYVVMHDHHFGLMFMHRGDHKMISVGGQHNIYSRNAKRSMVYSPKYGYVVFYDHFVRKKV; encoded by the exons TTTAGCGTATTGGAATTTGATAATTACACGGATTACATCAACTCCTTTGCCACTGTCCACGACTACCGGTATCTGAACAACCAGCGCACCATCAAGACCATCGTCCAGCTGGGCTATCGTACCACCAAGGTTCCCTACACAGCCGATGAGTTTGCGAAGCGTGTCAACATGGCCGTTGAGGCCATCAGGCCAAAGACAGCTCACGTTGGCTTATTCAGCGACTTGATGTCACCGACTAACCAGGACCCAGTGCTGTTGGAGTTCAAAGCTCGAGAGCCGCTCAACCTCAACAAGATCCTGTCG ACAATTGTTTTTACTTCTTATATAAACATCGACGGATCAGAGATCTCCGGATACATCGATCTGGATATGAGTTGGCGAAACTGCTTCTTGCAATCCTTGAAGCACACGGATTGGCGTGGAGTCTTTGCTGGTCGCACTCGGCTGAAGCCAATGCCCCACCATCTCAGCTACTCGAATCCCAGATATAACATGGTCAAGTACACCCAGAGCGACAACTACGTGGTTATGCACGATCACCATTTCGGGCTGATGTTTATGCACAGGGGTGACCACAAGATGATTTCTGTGGGTGGACAGCACAATATATATTCGAGGAATGCCAAGAGGTCGATGGTCTATTCACCGAAGTACGGATATGTCGTCTTCTACGATCACTTTGTGCGCAAGAAGGTCTAG
- the LOC6497143 gene encoding glutamate receptor ionotropic, kainate 2, producing MVSTAYTLLFTQLVLNLSPLISARNQFFVGSIFTSDKDESEIAFRTAVHRANILERDIELVPIVMYANTDDSFRMEKIVCNLISQGAIAIFGPSTGSSSDIIASICDTLDIPHIVYDWIPNESIPDREHSTMTLNVHPDNLLLSRGFAEIVQSFGWRTFTVAYESDKELQQLQDILQIGEPTSFPTTVKQLGTDGDHRPFLKEIKLSTDNCLILHCSPENLLGILQQANELKMLGEYQSIFIPMLDTHTIDFGELSGVEANITTIRLMDPTDFHVKNVVHDWEEREKQDGRYYHVEPHRVKTQMILLNDAVWLFSKGLTELGILEELEAPQLECRRKKPWSFGRRIIEFIKARSEETATGRIDFNEYGQRSFFTLRFMELNSGGFTDLATWDPVNGLDVLNDDEESEKRVGLKLSNKTFIVSSRIGAPFLTLREPNEGEILQGNARYEGYSIDLIDAIAKMLNFKYEFRMSPDGKYGALNKATQTWDGIVRQLIDGNADLGICDLTMTSSRRQAVDFTPPFMTLGISILFSKPPTPPTDLFSFLSPFSLDVWIYMGSAYLFISLLLFALARMAPDDWENPHPCKEPEEVENIWSIMNTTWLSIGSLMGQGCDILPKAASTRLVTGMWWFFALMMLNSYTANLAAFLTNSRQGNTINSAEDLAAQSKIKYGVMSGGSTLGFFRDSNFSTYQKMWTAMESASPSVFTKTNDEGVERVQKGKNLYAFFMESTTLEYNVERKCDLVQIGGWLDYKSYGIAMPFNSPYRKQISGAVLKLGELGQLAELKRKWWKEMHGGGSCEKSDEEGGDTPELGLENVGGVFLVLGLGLFAAMVLGCTEFLWNVKSVAIEEKISLKDAFKAEALFAAKIWIITKPVHTSTGDSSSSNSSSSSSKSGKSPSSRSKHSSKSPGISMKSIKSSDHHDVEASVHNKLKKIGSMFSLKSQKTTTPPPEIGWKLDKSTQMDDIAAGDEPELPPEPEQPQHRHHHHHHHRHHHHHHHREEEHPDPDQIQTYRASKISNGV from the exons ATGGTATCTACAGCGTATACTCTACTGTTTACCCAGCTTGTGCTGAACCTTTCGCCGCTAATTTCGGCTAGAAATCAGTTCTTTGTGG GTAGCATCTTTACATCGGACAAAGATGAATCGGAAATTGCATTTCGAACTGCGGTCCATCGAGCCAATATATTGGAGCGGGACATAGAACTTGTTCCCATTGTCATGTACGCCAACACAGATGACAGCTTTCGAATGGAAAAAATTg tttgcaatttaatttcccAAGGAGCAATAGCCATTTTTGGACCCAGTACAGGCAGCAGTTCTG ATATAATAGCTTCCATCTGCGATACATTGGACATACCTCACATTGTATACGATTGGATACCGAATGAATCTATACCGGATCGAGAGCACTCCACCATGACACTCAATGTCCATCCCGATAACCTCTTGCTATCCCGAGGCTTTGCTGAAATTGTCCAAAGTTTTGGTTGGAGAACTTTCACTGTTGCCTACGAGTCCGACAAAG AGCTCCAGCAACTGCAGGATATTCTGCAAATCGGAGAACCTACCAGCTTCCCAACCACCGTGAAGCAGCTTGGAACGGATGGAGATCACAGGCCCTTTCTAAAGGAGATCAAGCTATCCACCGACAACTGTCTCATCCTGCACTGTTCTCCAGAGAATCTATTGGGAATACTGCAGCAAGCCAATGAACTGAAGATGTTGGGAGAATATCAG AGCATCTTTATACCCATGCTGGATACCCATACCATCGACTTTGGTGAACTTTCTGGAGTTGAAGCCAACATAACCACAATCCGGCTAATGGATCCAACTGACTTTCACGTCAAGAACGTAGTCCACGACTGGGAAGAGCGGGAGAAACAGGACGGTCGTTACTATCACGTAGAGCCTCATCGGGTTAAGACCCAAATGATACTCCTCAATGATGCCGTTTGGCTTTTTTCTAAAGGACTAACCGAGCTGGGGATTCTGGAGGAACTTGAAGCTCCTCAATTGGAATGTAGGCGCAAGAAACCATGGTCTTTTGGCCGGCGGATTATTGAGTTCATAAAGGCC CGTTCTGAAGAAACAGCTACTGGAAGAATCGACTTCAACGAGTACGGACAAAGGAGCTTCTTCACCCTGCGCTTCATGGAATTGAATTCTGGCGGTTTCACGGATCTGGCAACTTGGGATCCAGTAAACGGCCTGGATGTGCTCAACGACGACGAGGAAAGCGAAAAGAGAGTAGGCTTGAAGTTGTCCAACAAGACGTTTATTGTATCTTCCCGAATTGGAGCTCCATTTCTAACACTCCGGGAACCGAACGAGGGAGAGATCCTTCAGGGAAATGCCCGGTACGAGGGCTATTCCATAGACCTCATAGATGCCATCGCCAAAATGTTAAACTTTAAGTACGAATTTCGAATGTCTCCCGATGGAAAATATGGGGCTCTCAATAAAGCAACCCAAACCTGGGATGGAATTGTGAGACAACTGATCGATGGA AATGCGGATCTTGGTATCTGTGACCTAACAATGACATCTTCTAGACGCCAGGCTGTGGACTTTACGCCACCATTTATGACCTTGGGCATCAGTATTCTCTTTTCCAAGCCACCCACCCCACCCACAGATCTGTTCTCCTTCCTGTCACCCTTTTCTTTGGATGTTTGGATCTATATGGGATCGGCATATCTTTTCATATCTCTACTCCTGTTTGCCCTCGCTCGAATGGCGCCAGACGATTGGGAGAACCCGCATCCGTGCAAGGAACCCGAGGAGGTCGAGAATATATGGTCTATAATGAACACCACATGGCTTTCGATTGGCTCACTGATGGGTCAGGGATGTGATATTCTGCCCAA GGCAGCCTCCACCAGACTGGTGACTGGAATGTGGTGGTTCTTCGCCCTGATGATGTTGAACTCCTATACCGCAAACTTGGCTGCTTTTCTGACCAATTCCCGCCAGGGTAACACCATCAACAGTGCCGAAGATTTGGCTGCTCagagtaaaataaaatatggaGTGATGTCCGGTGGCTCCACGCTAGGCTTCTTCCGGGACTCGAACTTCAGTACGTATCAAAAAATGTGGACAGCCATGGAGAGTGCCAGTCCCTCGGTGTTTACAAAGACTAACGATGAGGGAGTCGAGAGGGTCCAGAAGGGCAAGAACCTCTATGCTTTCTTTATGGAGTCCACCACCTTGGAGTACAATGTGGAGAGGAAGTGTGATCTGGTGCAGATCGGGGGCTGGCTGGATTACAAAAGCTATGGTATTGCCATGCCTTTTA ATTCTCCATACCGGAAGCAGATTAGCGGAGCTGTTCTTAAACTAGGGGAACTGGGCCAACTTGCCGAGCTGAAGCGCAAGtggtggaaggaaatgcacgGCGGAGGCAGCTGTGAGAAAAGCGACGAAGAAGGAGGAGACACACCTGAGCTGGGTCTGGAGAATGTGGGCGGTGTCTTCCTTGTGCTGGGACTTGGGTTATTTGCAGCCATGGTTTTGGGATGTACGGAATTTCTCTGGAACGTCAAGTCGGTGGCAATCGAAGAGAAG ATATCTCTTAAAGATGCCTTTAAAGCTGAAGCACTTTTTGCGGCAAAAATATGGATTATCACAAAACCTGTGCACACCAGCACCGGCGATTCGTCCTCATCGAACTCATCTAGCTCATCATCCAAGTCCGGAAAGTCGCCATCTAGCAGATCGAAGCACTCTTCAAAGTCACCCGGCATTTCAATGAAAAGCATCAAGAGCTCAGACCATCATGATGTAGAGGCCTCAGTGCACAACAAACTGAAGAAAATTGGTTCCATGTTCTCCCTGAAATCACAAAAGACGACCACACCGCCTCCAGAAATTGGATGGAAATTGGACAAGTCAACGCAGATGGATGACATTGCGGCTGGAGATGAACCTGAGTTGCCGCCCGAGCCAGAACAACCACAGCATAGacaccatcaccaccaccatcatcgtcatcatcatcaccatCACCACCGAGAGGAGGAGCATCCGGATCCAGACCAAATACAGACCTATCGGGCAAGTAAAATCAGCAATGGTGTTTAA
- the LOC6498377 gene encoding WD repeat domain phosphoinositide-interacting protein 2 — protein MATYQMNFNQDFTSLSVLSSTGLRLYSISGQDKVEEIFAKDNTEQIRITERLFNSSLVVLVTAQKPNCLKMLHFKKKQDICNCFYPSDILCVRMNRQRLIVCLAESIHIHDIRDMKILHSIDNIAPNEQGLCALSLNSLLAFPICQTSGELRIFNASKLRTGITIKAHDTPLSALTFSTSGTLLATASERGTVIRVFCVKNGQRVQEFRRGVSCVRIASLVFATSGDFLCASSNTETVHIFKIDAQAVETVEMKAIAEVAAKSDEASRESAPAPSAEEANSTAAPAASWGGMFSKAVSSLLLPSQVTDVLAQDRSFATVQLAQAGLKHICALTRVQKELRLLIACEDGFLYVHDFNAERGGSCKLLAVHDLRGALEDVIELQLSESVLRSQIKQTSSTIPAQPSSLNMLKSCAASVLIENPDPMPDNSYASILRGEQADAMSDSAKFRKLCDAIDTPTKLYDERQFPPVAIAAKD, from the exons CTCACTGTCCGTGTTGAGTTCCACGGGCCTCCGCTTGTACTCGATATCTGGCCAGGACAAGGTAGAGGAGATATTCGCCAAGGACAACACAGAGCAGATACGGATTACGGAGAGGCTCTTCAATAGCTCCCTGGTGGTCCTGGTCACCGCCCAGAAGCCGAACTGCCTCAAGATGTTGCACTTCAAGAAGAAACAGGACATCTGCAACTGCTTCTACCCGTCGGATATTCTATGCGTTCGGATGAACCGGCAGCGCCTGATTGTCTGCCTGGCGGAGAGCATACACATCCACGACATTCGCGACATGAAGATCCTGCATTCCATTGACAACATCGCCCCCAACGAGCAGGGCCTGTGCGCCCTCTCGCTCAACTCCCTGTTGGCCTTCCCCATCTGCCAGACCAGCGGGGAGCTGCGCATCTTCAATGCCAGCAAGCTCCGCACTGGCATCACGATCAAGGCTCATGATACGCCCCTCTCGGCACTGACATTCTCGACCAGTGGCACTCTGCTGGCCACCGCCTCCGAGCGTGGCACTGTCATCCGGGTCTTCTGCGTCAAAAATGGACAGCGGGTCCAGGAGTTTCGGCGAGGAGTGAGCTGCGTCCGCATTGCCTCGCTGGTCTTCGCCACCAGCGGCGACTTCCTCTGCGCCTCCTCCAACACGGAAACCGTCCACATCTTTAAGATCGACGCCCAGGCTGTGGAGACTGTGGAGATGAAGGCTATCG CCGAAGTAGCTGCCAAATCCGATGAGGCGAGCAGGGAGTCGGCGCCAGCTCCCTCCGCGGAGGAAGCCAACAGCACGGCCGCCCCGGCTGCTAGCTGGGGAGGTATGTTCTCCAAGGCGGTGTcctcgctgctgctgccttcCCAGGTGACTGATGTGCTGGCCCAGGACCGATCCTTCGCCACTGTTCAGCTGGCCCAGGCGGGTCTGAAGCACATTTGCGCCTTGACTCGCGTGCAGAAGGAACTGCGCCTCCTGATCGCTTGCGAAGATGGTTTCCTCTACGTCCACGACTTCAATGCGGAGCGTGGAGGATCCTGTAAGCTTCTGGCTGTCCACGATCTTCGCGGTGCCCTAGAGGACGTGATCGAGCTGCAGTTGAGCGAGAGTGTGTTGAGGTCGCAAATAAAGCAGACGTCTTCCACGATCCCTGCCCAGCCGTCGTCCCTCAACATGCTGAAAAGCTGTGCAGCGAGTGTCCTGATTGAGAATCCTGATCCGATGCCAGACAACAGCTATGCGAGTATTCTGAGGGGAGAACAGGCGGATGCCATGTCTG ATTCCGCAAAATTTCGCAAGCTGTGCGATGCCATCGACACTCCAACAAAGCTGTACGATGAGCGTCAGTTCCCTCCTGTAGCCATCGCAGCCAAGGATTGA